From the genome of Deinococcus radiotolerans, one region includes:
- a CDS encoding glycoside hydrolase family 53 protein, translating to MRRLLPMLFPLMLGACGQAATPVTPASLLRGYVRGLDLSEARGAELAGVQFRDRDGAVKPAAQIAADHHFDWVRIRLMIDSGGDDGKNYGLLQDLPYVKAAVKDAKDRGLKVLLDLHYSHWWADPGNQWTPARWKSLNTADLRAAVHDYTADVITQLRAAGAAPDMVQVGNEINGGMLWEPGRIVQGDMTAFASLVNAGVQGVRDAGGPTPPPVMIHIAKIGNAAETTAWYRAFRKAGGQFDVIGLSYYPMWHGDFQNVSGTVRALRAEYPQTPVLLAETAYYWDTNEVGYSGAQVPYPQTPAGQLAYLRDLNATIRAAGGQGIFYWGAAWSQSPRWLTSSWTDDDASRRSLFDDTATATPAIDGLN from the coding sequence ATGCGCCGCCTCCTTCCCATGCTGTTTCCGCTGATGCTGGGCGCGTGCGGTCAGGCGGCCACGCCGGTCACGCCTGCCAGTCTGCTGCGCGGGTACGTGCGCGGCCTCGACCTGTCCGAGGCGCGCGGCGCGGAACTCGCGGGCGTGCAGTTCCGCGACCGGGACGGCGCCGTGAAACCTGCCGCGCAGATCGCCGCCGACCACCACTTCGACTGGGTCCGCATCCGCCTGATGATCGACTCGGGTGGGGACGACGGGAAGAACTACGGGCTGCTGCAGGACCTGCCGTACGTGAAGGCCGCCGTGAAAGACGCGAAGGACCGGGGACTGAAGGTGCTGCTGGACCTGCACTACTCGCACTGGTGGGCGGACCCCGGCAACCAGTGGACGCCCGCCCGCTGGAAGTCCCTGAACACGGCGGACCTGCGGGCCGCGGTGCACGACTACACCGCGGACGTGATCACGCAGTTGCGCGCCGCCGGGGCCGCGCCGGACATGGTGCAGGTCGGCAACGAGATCAACGGCGGGATGCTGTGGGAACCGGGCCGTATCGTGCAAGGCGACATGACGGCCTTCGCGTCCCTGGTGAACGCCGGGGTGCAGGGCGTGCGGGACGCGGGCGGCCCTACCCCGCCGCCCGTGATGATCCACATCGCCAAGATCGGGAACGCCGCCGAGACGACCGCGTGGTACCGCGCGTTCCGAAAGGCCGGCGGGCAGTTCGACGTGATCGGCCTGTCGTACTACCCGATGTGGCACGGGGACTTCCAGAACGTGTCCGGCACCGTGAGGGCCCTGCGCGCCGAGTACCCGCAGACGCCCGTGCTGCTGGCCGAAACGGCGTACTACTGGGACACGAACGAGGTCGGGTACAGCGGCGCGCAGGTGCCGTACCCGCAGACCCCGGCGGGGCAGCTGGCGTACCTGCGGGACCTGAACGCCACGATCCGCGCGGCGGGCGGGCAGGGGATCTTCTACTGGGGCGCCGCCTGGAGCCAGAGTCCACGCTGGCTGACTTCCTCGTGGACGGACGATGACGCCTCGCGCCGCTCGCTGTTCGACGACACCGCCACCGCCACGCCCGCCATCGACGGCCTGAACTGA
- a CDS encoding DUF11 domain-containing protein → MTKTVQNVSKSGSTPGSSAAALPGEQLEYCITAVNRGSMDLMNYVITDNFPANTTYVPSSAKLTYDSSALSVAVISGGTGVSGTIPTLAIDKIGSLCFRVTVN, encoded by the coding sequence ATGACGAAGACTGTACAGAATGTTTCGAAGTCTGGCTCTACTCCTGGGAGCAGCGCCGCTGCCCTACCGGGTGAACAGCTCGAGTACTGCATCACTGCAGTGAATCGTGGTTCGATGGATCTGATGAATTACGTCATCACCGATAATTTTCCAGCCAACACCACGTACGTACCGAGCAGTGCCAAGCTCACATATGACAGCAGTGCCCTAAGCGTCGCAGTGATTAGCGGCGGAACCGGTGTAAGCGGCACGATCCCGACGCTGGCGATCGACAAGATTGGAAGTCTCTGCTTCAGAGTGACGGTCAACTAG
- a CDS encoding beta-galactosidase: protein MSQPQPTAHLALGVCDYPEHVSPSRWAMHARQQRDLGLRYVRIAEFAWSRIEPRPGQFNWAWLDEAVGVIASEDLQVILCTPTAAPPAWLIRDHPDVLPVGRDGHVKTFGSRRHYDFSSGTFREHSRRITRAIAERYGSHPAVAGWQTDNEFGWGDTAQSFSPAAHAAFHAWLRERYRGRVDDLNDAWGNVFWSMEYTDFSEVPLPNHAVAEVNPSHALDFLRFSSDQVAAFHAEQIAILRECSPGRFVTHNYMGFFSAYDHYRVSAGLDFASWDSYPTGTLDAAREWQLLTPEDRLAYARTGHPDLTAFNHDLYRGAVPHSGRFWVMEHQCGPVNWTASNPLPADGAVRLWTQQAWAHGADACVYFRWQAATMAQEVLHSGLLRHDGRPDRGFHEVAALRPQAYPLGPVGTRVALLHDYESLWLINAQPHADGMNYWAQTLAYYRALRTLGVDVDVIHADQDLSEYALVVAPAITLVGAERAARWTRAAAQGTELVFGPRTAFRTPGGRTHEDGQFGPLSDLLGARLGLYDSLPHGLTQALSGGHHARLWAESYEVRGAQVLHAYQGGPLDGQAAVIRSGTATVIGAHSDTLITDLLEERLHALGLQAPGLHPTRLPDGLRVTRRAGHLLVQNWTQAPLTWQGHTVPACGSLHLTPTPTGGSR from the coding sequence ATGTCCCAACCTCAACCCACCGCCCACCTCGCCCTCGGCGTCTGCGACTACCCTGAGCACGTCTCCCCCAGCCGCTGGGCGATGCACGCCCGGCAGCAGCGCGACCTGGGCCTCCGCTACGTCCGCATCGCGGAATTCGCCTGGAGCCGCATCGAGCCCCGCCCGGGGCAGTTCAACTGGGCGTGGCTGGACGAGGCCGTGGGCGTGATCGCCAGTGAGGACCTGCAGGTCATCCTGTGCACGCCCACCGCCGCGCCGCCCGCGTGGCTGATCCGCGACCACCCGGACGTGCTGCCCGTAGGCCGCGACGGGCACGTGAAGACCTTCGGGTCGCGCCGCCACTACGACTTCTCCTCGGGGACGTTCCGGGAGCACTCGCGGCGCATCACGCGCGCCATCGCCGAACGGTACGGGTCGCACCCGGCGGTGGCCGGCTGGCAGACCGACAACGAGTTCGGCTGGGGCGACACCGCCCAGAGTTTCAGTCCGGCCGCGCACGCGGCGTTCCACGCTTGGCTGCGCGAACGCTACCGGGGCCGCGTGGACGACCTGAACGACGCGTGGGGCAACGTGTTCTGGAGCATGGAGTACACCGATTTCAGCGAGGTGCCCCTGCCGAACCACGCGGTGGCCGAGGTGAATCCGTCGCACGCGCTGGACTTCCTGCGCTTCTCCAGCGATCAGGTGGCCGCGTTCCACGCCGAGCAGATCGCGATCCTGCGGGAGTGCTCGCCGGGGCGCTTCGTGACGCACAACTACATGGGCTTCTTCAGCGCGTACGACCACTACCGCGTGTCCGCCGGGTTGGACTTCGCCAGCTGGGACTCGTACCCGACCGGGACGCTGGACGCCGCGCGCGAGTGGCAGCTGCTGACTCCGGAGGACCGCCTCGCGTACGCCCGGACCGGGCACCCGGACCTGACGGCCTTCAACCACGACCTGTACCGGGGCGCGGTGCCGCACAGCGGGCGCTTCTGGGTCATGGAACACCAGTGCGGCCCCGTGAACTGGACCGCCAGCAATCCCCTGCCCGCAGATGGCGCGGTGCGCTTGTGGACCCAGCAGGCCTGGGCGCACGGCGCGGACGCCTGCGTGTACTTCCGCTGGCAGGCGGCGACCATGGCGCAGGAGGTCCTGCACTCGGGCCTGCTGCGCCACGACGGCCGCCCCGACCGGGGCTTCCACGAGGTCGCCGCGCTGCGCCCCCAGGCGTACCCGCTGGGCCCGGTCGGGACGCGGGTGGCGCTGCTGCACGACTACGAGAGCCTGTGGCTGATCAACGCCCAGCCGCACGCGGACGGCATGAACTACTGGGCGCAGACCCTGGCGTACTACCGCGCGCTGCGCACCCTGGGCGTGGACGTGGACGTCATCCACGCCGATCAGGACCTGAGCGAGTACGCGCTGGTGGTCGCGCCCGCCATCACGCTGGTGGGCGCCGAGCGGGCCGCCCGCTGGACTCGCGCCGCCGCGCAGGGCACCGAACTGGTGTTTGGGCCGCGCACCGCGTTCCGCACGCCGGGCGGCCGCACGCACGAGGACGGGCAGTTCGGGCCGCTCTCGGACCTGCTGGGCGCCCGACTGGGCCTGTACGACAGCCTCCCGCACGGCTTGACGCAGGCGCTCAGCGGCGGCCACCACGCGCGCCTGTGGGCGGAAAGCTACGAGGTGCGCGGCGCGCAGGTCCTGCACGCCTACCAGGGCGGCCCGCTGGACGGCCAGGCAGCCGTGATCCGCAGCGGCACGGCCACCGTGATCGGCGCGCACAGCGACACCCTGATCACCGACCTGCTGGAAGAACGCCTGCACGCCCTGGGTCTACAGGCACCGGGTCTACACCCCACCCGCCTGCCCGACGGGCTACGCGTCACCCGCCGCGCCGGGCACCTGCTCGTCCAGAACTGGACCCAGGCACCCCTGACGTGGCAGGGCCACACGGTCCCCGCCTGCGGCAGCCTGCACCTGACCCCCACGCCCACCGGAGGTTCCCGATGA
- a CDS encoding glycoside hydrolase family 3 C-terminal domain-containing protein encodes MTQTATHPDPDALLDQLTLEEQVALLSGADAWRTAAVPRLSIPPLKVSDGPAGVRGGGPLIGGRRTAAYPVGIALGATWNPDLLREVGLSLAREARDKGATVLLAPTINVFRSALNGRNFENYAEDPILTGRLAAAYVQGLQAGGVGATPKHFAGNESEFQRGTIDSVIDERTLRELYLRPFEIVVKEARPWAIMTAYNRLNGPYCSQHPWLLQKVLRREWGFTGLVMSDWGGTHSAAEGVLAGLDLEMPGPAVARQPLLAQAQADPEVRAGVRERARAVLHLLARAGTLTGPLDVADEHERDTEYPETRALIRRAGAEGLVLLKNSGGALPLPAEARVAVIGPNAEAAQVMGGGSAQMHAHRRVSPAEGLREGGRVTVIGSAEGTGNERYLPVPQVETRIEYRDQAGGPVVGQDTRPQAEVMFFGLPDGVNPDAFHATLTLTVDAPQDGEYEVSLGSAGLSRLSVDGQLTVNNWEDWQLGELYFSFGSGERRAPVHLSAGRHTLTVEYTPHVMDIGITPFGAVRVGFRARPDGDRLARAAALAAQADWVVLCVGTTGEWETEGVDRAGLTLPGDQDALIEAVLDVNPNVVVVLQTGGPVEMPWLSRVPAVMQAWFAGQEVGHAVADVLTGLAEPGGRLPQTFPHSLADDPTQPLAPDVQYPGEDGRVEYREGLYTGYRHVDRAGVTPLFPFGFGLSFTTFTLGAAQLHAPAFPHDAATVTVPVTNAGARPGSTVAQLYVQPPQGRVDRPLKELRAFTKVHLTPGQTGDAVLTVTPRDLAYFDVAAQAWVADPGEYVLHVGQSSADLSTQVTLTLAQEWREALPDTD; translated from the coding sequence ATGACCCAGACCGCGACCCACCCCGACCCCGACGCCCTGCTGGACCAGCTGACGCTGGAGGAACAGGTGGCCCTGCTGTCCGGCGCGGACGCGTGGCGCACCGCTGCCGTGCCGCGCCTGAGCATCCCGCCTCTGAAGGTGAGTGACGGCCCGGCGGGCGTGCGGGGCGGCGGCCCGCTGATCGGGGGTCGGCGCACGGCGGCGTACCCGGTGGGGATCGCGCTGGGCGCGACGTGGAACCCGGACCTGCTGCGCGAGGTCGGCCTGTCCCTGGCGCGCGAGGCGCGGGACAAGGGCGCGACCGTGCTGCTCGCGCCGACCATCAACGTGTTCCGCTCGGCGCTGAACGGCCGGAACTTCGAGAACTACGCCGAGGACCCCATCCTGACCGGGCGGCTCGCGGCGGCGTACGTGCAGGGCCTCCAGGCGGGCGGGGTGGGGGCCACGCCGAAGCACTTCGCGGGGAACGAGTCGGAATTCCAGCGGGGCACGATTGATTCCGTGATTGACGAGCGGACACTGCGGGAGCTGTACCTGCGGCCCTTCGAGATCGTGGTGAAGGAAGCCCGGCCGTGGGCGATCATGACGGCGTACAACCGCCTGAACGGCCCGTACTGCTCGCAGCACCCCTGGCTGCTGCAGAAGGTGCTGCGGCGCGAGTGGGGGTTCACGGGGCTGGTCATGAGCGACTGGGGCGGCACGCACTCGGCGGCCGAGGGCGTCCTGGCGGGCCTGGACCTGGAGATGCCGGGCCCGGCGGTGGCCAGACAGCCGCTGCTGGCGCAGGCGCAGGCCGACCCGGAGGTGCGCGCGGGTGTGCGTGAGCGGGCGCGGGCGGTGCTGCACCTGCTCGCGCGTGCGGGCACCCTGACCGGGCCGCTGGACGTCGCGGACGAGCACGAGCGCGACACCGAGTACCCGGAGACGCGCGCGCTGATCCGCCGGGCGGGGGCGGAGGGGCTGGTGCTGCTGAAGAACAGCGGCGGCGCGCTGCCGCTGCCTGCCGAGGCGCGGGTGGCGGTCATCGGCCCGAACGCCGAGGCCGCGCAGGTGATGGGGGGCGGCAGCGCGCAGATGCACGCCCACCGCCGCGTCTCCCCCGCCGAGGGGCTGCGTGAGGGGGGCCGCGTGACCGTGATCGGCAGCGCCGAGGGGACCGGGAACGAGCGGTACCTGCCGGTGCCGCAGGTCGAGACGCGCATCGAGTACCGCGATCAGGCGGGCGGCCCGGTGGTCGGGCAGGACACGCGCCCGCAGGCGGAGGTGATGTTCTTCGGCCTCCCGGACGGCGTGAACCCGGACGCGTTCCACGCGACCCTCACCTTAACCGTGGACGCCCCGCAGGACGGCGAGTACGAGGTGAGCCTGGGCAGCGCGGGCCTCAGCCGCCTGTCCGTGGACGGCCAGCTAACCGTGAACAACTGGGAGGACTGGCAGCTTGGGGAGCTGTACTTCTCGTTCGGGTCCGGCGAGCGCCGCGCGCCCGTCCACCTGAGCGCCGGGCGGCACACGCTGACGGTGGAGTACACGCCGCACGTCATGGACATCGGCATCACGCCCTTTGGCGCGGTGCGGGTGGGCTTCCGCGCCCGTCCGGACGGGGACCGGCTGGCCCGCGCCGCAGCCCTGGCCGCGCAGGCGGACTGGGTGGTGCTGTGCGTCGGCACGACCGGCGAGTGGGAGACCGAGGGCGTGGACCGCGCGGGCCTCACGCTGCCCGGCGATCAGGACGCGCTGATTGAGGCCGTGCTGGACGTCAACCCGAACGTCGTGGTGGTCCTCCAGACGGGCGGCCCGGTCGAGATGCCGTGGCTGAGCCGCGTACCCGCCGTGATGCAGGCGTGGTTCGCCGGGCAGGAGGTCGGGCACGCCGTCGCGGACGTCCTGACCGGACTGGCCGAGCCCGGCGGGCGCCTCCCGCAGACGTTCCCGCACTCCCTGGCGGACGATCCCACCCAACCGCTCGCGCCGGACGTGCAGTACCCCGGCGAGGATGGGCGCGTCGAGTACCGCGAGGGCCTGTACACCGGGTACCGCCACGTGGACCGCGCGGGGGTCACGCCGCTGTTCCCGTTCGGCTTCGGCCTGAGCTTCACGACCTTCACGCTGGGCGCCGCGCAGCTGCACGCCCCGGCCTTCCCGCACGACGCAGCGACCGTGACGGTCCCGGTCACGAACGCGGGAGCACGGCCCGGCAGCACCGTCGCGCAGCTGTACGTGCAGCCCCCGCAGGGCCGCGTGGACCGCCCCCTGAAGGAACTGCGCGCCTTCACGAAGGTCCATCTAACCCCCGGCCAGACCGGGGACGCCGTGCTGACCGTCACCCCGCGCGACCTCGCATACTTCGACGTGGCCGCGCAGGCGTGGGTGGCCGACCCCGGCGAGTACGTCCTGCACGTCGGCCAGAGCAGCGCCGACCTGAGCACGCAGGTCACGCTGACCCTGGCGCAGGAATGGCGCGAGGCCCTGCCCGACACCGACTGA
- a CDS encoding transposase has product MVEQLVPDDLWALIQPVIPSPPPRPRGGRPRQCARQTLAGIVYLLRWG; this is encoded by the coding sequence ATGGTCGAGCAGCTCGTACCCGATGACCTGTGGGCGCTGATTCAACCGGTCATTCCTTCACCACCACCGCGTCCACGTGGTGGTCGTCCGCGCCAGTGTGCTCGCCAGACCCTGGCGGGCATCGTCTATCTCCTCCGTTGGGG
- a CDS encoding saccharopine dehydrogenase family protein, with the protein MSKVIIIGAGGVANVVAKKCAQNDSVFTEVLIATRTVAKADKIVAEIKEHMPHSKAVFTTATVDADNVPELVKLINDFGPKMVINVALPYQDLTIMDACLETGVHYLDTANYEPKDVAKFEYSWQWAYQDRFKEKGLMALLGCGFDPGATQAFTAHHAKHHFQEIHYLDIVDCNNGNHGKAFATNFNPEINIREITANGRYWDNGQWVETQPLEISQDIYYPKVATRKSFVLYHEELESLVKHFPTIKRARFWMTFGEAYIKHLNVLEGIGMTSIEPIDFRGMKVAPIEFLKAVLPAPESLAAGYSGQTCIGVQAKGIGKDGQPKVHFVYNVKDHADCYREVQAQGVSYTTGVPAMIGAMLMLQGEWMQPGVWNVEQLNPDPFFAAMNQWGLPISELADIELVKD; encoded by the coding sequence ATGAGCAAGGTCATCATCATCGGAGCGGGCGGCGTCGCCAACGTCGTCGCCAAGAAATGCGCCCAGAACGACAGCGTCTTCACCGAAGTGCTGATCGCCACCCGCACCGTCGCCAAGGCCGACAAGATCGTCGCCGAGATCAAAGAGCACATGCCCCACAGCAAGGCCGTGTTCACCACCGCCACCGTCGACGCGGACAACGTCCCCGAACTGGTCAAGTTGATCAATGACTTCGGGCCGAAGATGGTCATCAACGTGGCCCTCCCCTACCAGGACCTGACCATCATGGACGCCTGCCTGGAAACCGGCGTGCACTACCTCGACACCGCCAACTACGAACCCAAGGACGTCGCCAAGTTCGAGTACTCCTGGCAGTGGGCCTACCAGGACCGCTTCAAGGAAAAGGGCCTGATGGCGCTGCTCGGCTGCGGCTTCGACCCCGGCGCCACCCAGGCGTTCACCGCGCACCACGCCAAGCACCACTTCCAGGAAATTCACTACCTGGACATCGTGGACTGCAACAACGGCAACCACGGCAAGGCGTTTGCCACGAACTTCAACCCGGAAATCAACATCCGCGAGATCACCGCCAACGGCCGCTACTGGGACAACGGTCAGTGGGTCGAGACCCAGCCCCTGGAAATCAGCCAGGACATCTACTACCCCAAGGTCGCCACCCGCAAGAGCTTCGTGCTGTACCACGAGGAACTCGAGTCCCTCGTCAAGCACTTCCCCACCATCAAGCGCGCCCGCTTCTGGATGACCTTCGGCGAGGCGTACATCAAGCACCTCAACGTCCTCGAGGGCATCGGCATGACCAGCATCGAACCCATCGACTTCCGCGGCATGAAGGTCGCCCCGATCGAGTTCCTGAAGGCCGTACTGCCTGCTCCCGAAAGCCTCGCGGCCGGGTACAGCGGGCAGACCTGCATCGGCGTGCAGGCCAAGGGCATCGGCAAGGACGGCCAGCCCAAGGTGCACTTCGTGTACAACGTCAAGGACCACGCCGACTGCTACCGCGAAGTGCAGGCGCAGGGCGTCAGCTACACCACCGGCGTGCCCGCCATGATCGGCGCCATGCTCATGCTCCAGGGCGAGTGGATGCAGCCCGGCGTCTGGAACGTCGAGCAGCTCAACCCCGACCCCTTCTTCGCCGCCATGAACCAGTGGGGCCTGCCCATCAGCGAACTCGCCGACATCGAACTCGTCAAGGACTGA
- a CDS encoding catalase gives MPDQTDKAFAPTESADMKTDAPQAPGAPLTNHSGNLAPSNTNSLTAGERGPVLLQDWHLLERMAHFNRERVPERVVHAKGSGAFGTFRVTRAIPELTVAKLFQKEGTECRMLARFSTVAGERGFADTVRDPRGFALKFYTEDGNWDLVGNNTPIFFVRDPIKFQDFIHSQKRHPVTGRRSNAMQFDFWGLRPESLHQVMYLFGDRGIPRSFRFMNGYSSHTYSLWNDKGERFYVKWHFHSQQGVQNITEDVAAQVAAKNPDYHFQDLFDAIDRGEHPKWTVSIQVMPEKDAETYHINPFDLTKVWPHKDYPLMQIGEFELNENPQNYFAEIEQAAFEPSNLPRGLGASPDKMLQARLMSYADAHRYRIGINYAALPVNKAACPVMTYHRDGQTRFDGNFGGTPVYEPNSYGGPAVADGTPQEPPMPLGSLADRYGWPEDDTDYYGQPRELYAVMQPDERKRLAMNFAGALADVPAFIADRFIGHLDRVSAELAGNVRDGIGQKKAEGHPELSGILTETHTNAAGGDQTPSRELVVGADD, from the coding sequence ATGCCCGACCAGACCGACAAGGCCTTCGCCCCCACCGAATCCGCCGACATGAAAACCGACGCGCCCCAGGCGCCCGGCGCGCCGCTGACCAACCACTCCGGCAACCTCGCGCCCAGCAACACCAACAGCCTCACCGCCGGCGAGCGCGGCCCCGTCCTGCTTCAGGACTGGCACCTGCTTGAGCGCATGGCGCACTTCAACCGCGAACGCGTCCCCGAACGCGTCGTGCACGCCAAGGGCAGCGGCGCCTTCGGGACCTTCCGCGTCACGCGCGCCATCCCGGAACTCACGGTCGCGAAACTCTTCCAGAAGGAAGGCACCGAGTGCCGCATGCTGGCCCGCTTCAGCACCGTCGCCGGTGAACGCGGCTTCGCCGACACCGTCCGCGACCCGCGCGGCTTCGCGCTGAAGTTCTACACCGAGGACGGCAACTGGGACCTGGTCGGCAACAACACCCCGATCTTCTTCGTGCGCGACCCCATCAAGTTCCAGGACTTCATCCACAGCCAGAAACGCCACCCCGTCACGGGCCGCCGCAGCAACGCCATGCAGTTCGACTTCTGGGGCCTGCGCCCCGAGAGCCTACACCAGGTCATGTACCTGTTCGGCGACCGCGGCATTCCCCGCTCGTTCCGCTTCATGAACGGCTACTCCAGCCACACGTACAGCCTGTGGAACGACAAGGGCGAGCGCTTCTACGTGAAGTGGCACTTCCACAGCCAGCAGGGCGTGCAGAACATCACCGAGGACGTCGCCGCGCAGGTCGCCGCGAAGAACCCCGACTACCACTTCCAGGACCTATTCGACGCCATCGACCGCGGCGAGCACCCCAAGTGGACGGTCAGCATCCAGGTGATGCCCGAGAAGGACGCCGAGACGTACCACATCAACCCCTTCGACCTCACCAAGGTGTGGCCCCACAAGGACTACCCGCTGATGCAGATCGGGGAGTTCGAACTGAACGAGAACCCCCAGAACTACTTCGCGGAGATCGAGCAGGCCGCCTTCGAGCCCAGCAACCTCCCGCGCGGCCTGGGCGCCAGCCCCGACAAGATGCTCCAGGCGCGCCTCATGAGCTACGCCGACGCGCACCGCTACCGCATCGGGATCAACTACGCCGCGCTGCCCGTGAACAAGGCCGCCTGCCCGGTCATGACCTACCACCGCGACGGCCAGACCCGCTTCGACGGGAACTTCGGCGGCACGCCCGTGTACGAACCCAACTCTTACGGCGGTCCCGCCGTCGCGGACGGCACCCCGCAGGAACCCCCCATGCCGCTGGGCAGCCTCGCCGACCGCTACGGCTGGCCCGAGGACGACACCGACTACTACGGCCAGCCGCGCGAACTGTACGCCGTCATGCAGCCCGACGAGCGCAAGCGCCTCGCCATGAACTTCGCCGGCGCGCTGGCCGACGTGCCCGCCTTCATCGCCGACCGCTTCATCGGGCACCTGGACCGAGTCTCCGCTGAACTCGCCGGGAACGTCCGGGACGGCATCGGGCAGAAGAAGGCCGAGGGGCACCCGGAACTGAGCGGCATCCTCACCGAGACGCACACGAACGCCGCCGGGGGCGACCAGACCCCCTCGCGCGAACTGGTCGTCGGCGCGGACGACTGA
- a CDS encoding sugar ABC transporter substrate-binding protein, whose translation MNRLTRTALSLVSLSLVASAHAATLTVWNHFTDANEIAWLQAQAATYTKASGNRVVVVSVPLGEIPDKLIQAAPKGQGPDLIVTLPQDRFGQLAAAGVIEPMDKYVTSRSDLDKTALNAMTYKGKLFGLPMFAESVALIYNRKLVPSAPTTWNEFISVAQKNTGNGRFGFLTDLNNAYANFGFFSAYGGYVFKNNGGTLNVQDIGLGNAGAAKALQLMNDLRFKYNLVPEGVTADAAKGAFLDGRAAMIVTGPWDMGDIRKAGIDFGITTLPTPPGASGKWGPFVGVQGVVLNAYGKNKAAAAQFARTLVTSTAQTGFNQAGGRIPVSLAARTKLKADPVVTGFGKAISAGTPMPNVPEMGQVWAPWGSAVALGVQKSGVNTAGILGTAVKEIQNAIRK comes from the coding sequence ATGAACCGACTGACCCGCACCGCGCTGTCCCTCGTCTCGCTGTCCCTGGTGGCCAGCGCTCACGCCGCCACCCTGACCGTCTGGAATCACTTCACGGACGCGAACGAGATCGCGTGGCTGCAGGCCCAGGCCGCCACGTACACGAAAGCCAGCGGGAACAGGGTCGTCGTGGTCAGCGTGCCACTGGGCGAGATTCCCGACAAGCTGATCCAGGCGGCCCCCAAGGGCCAGGGCCCGGACCTGATCGTCACGCTGCCGCAGGACCGCTTCGGACAGCTGGCGGCGGCGGGCGTGATCGAACCCATGGACAAGTACGTGACCAGCCGCAGCGACCTCGATAAGACGGCCCTGAACGCCATGACGTACAAGGGCAAGCTGTTCGGACTGCCGATGTTCGCCGAGAGCGTCGCACTGATCTACAACAGGAAGCTGGTGCCCAGCGCGCCGACCACCTGGAACGAGTTCATCAGCGTGGCGCAGAAGAACACCGGCAATGGCCGCTTCGGGTTCCTGACGGACCTGAACAACGCGTACGCGAACTTCGGGTTCTTCAGCGCGTACGGCGGCTACGTGTTCAAGAACAACGGCGGCACCCTGAACGTGCAGGACATCGGGCTGGGCAACGCGGGCGCCGCGAAGGCGCTTCAGCTCATGAACGACCTGCGCTTCAAGTACAACCTCGTGCCCGAGGGGGTCACGGCGGACGCCGCGAAGGGCGCGTTCCTGGATGGCCGCGCCGCGATGATCGTGACCGGGCCCTGGGACATGGGGGACATCCGCAAGGCCGGGATCGACTTCGGGATCACCACGCTGCCCACCCCTCCCGGCGCGAGCGGCAAGTGGGGGCCGTTCGTGGGCGTGCAGGGCGTCGTCCTGAACGCGTACGGGAAGAACAAGGCCGCCGCGGCGCAGTTCGCGCGGACACTCGTGACGAGCACCGCACAGACGGGCTTCAATCAGGCGGGCGGGCGCATCCCCGTGAGCCTCGCGGCCCGCACGAAACTGAAGGCGGACCCGGTCGTGACAGGCTTTGGGAAGGCCATCTCGGCGGGGACGCCCATGCCGAACGTGCCCGAGATGGGGCAGGTGTGGGCGCCGTGGGGCAGCGCGGTGGCGCTGGGCGTGCAGAAGAGCGGCGTGAACACCGCGGGCATCCTGGGCACCGCCGTGAAGGAAATCCAGAACGCGATCAGGAAGTAA